In Dryocola sp. LX212, the genomic stretch CCACGCAGCGCCCGTACACCTCGCGCTACATTGGTTCCCTGGTAGCAGATTTCCACCGTAACCTGCTCAAGGGCGGCATCTACCTTTACCCAAGCACCGCCAGCCACCCGGATGGGAAGCTGCGTTTGCTCTATGAAGGTAACCCGATGGCGTTCCTGGCCGAGCAGGCGGGCGGCAAGGCGAGCGATGGCAAAGAGCGCATTCTGGATATCATTCCGGAAACCCTGCACCAGCGCCGTCCGTTCTTCGTCGGCAACGAGCATATGGTCGATGACGTAGAGCGGTTTATCCGCGAGTTCCCGGACGCTTAAGCTTCAGGGAATTTTCGGTGGATGACGCTATTGCTTATCCCGCTACGGATAGCGATTTGTAGGGCGGATAAGCGCAGCGTCATCCGCCGTTTAACAGCGGAAGCTGGCCATCGCGGCCACCAGCTGCTGCGACTGCTCCTCCAGCGAGCGGGTTGCGGCGGACGACTGCTGTACCAGCGCGGCGTTCTGCTGCGCTGCCTCATCCATCTGGCTTACCGCAATGTTCACCTGCTCGATGCCGTGGCTCTGTTCGTTTGAAGCGCTGGCAATCTGGCGCATCAGCTTCGTCATCCGCGTCACCTCTTCGGCAATCTCATCCATCGTTTCACCTGCCTGCTGGGCCAAATCGCGGCCTTCACCGACGTGGTTCTGCGAATCGGAAATCAGCGTGCGGATCTCTTTGGCGGCCTCCGCGCTGCGGCTTGCCAGCGTGCGAACTTCGCCTGCGACAACCGCAAATCCACGGCCCTGCTCCCCCGCCCTCGCGGCCTCCACCGAGGCGTTCAGCGCCAGGATGTTGGTCTGGAAGGCAATCCCGTCAATTACGCTGAGAATGTCGGCGATACGATCGGAGCTTGAGGCGATATCCCGCATTTTTTCAATCACGTAGCAAACCATTTCGCTGCCCCGGTCGGCGGTATCGGAGACATCTTTCGCCAGCTTATGGGCCTGTTCGGCGTTATCGGCGTTCTGTTTCACCGTCGCGGTGATCTGTTCCATGCTGGCGGCGGTCTGCTCCAGCGACGTGGCGGTAGACTCGGTGCGCTGGGCGAGATGCAGGTTGCCTGCCGTCAGCTCACGGCTGCCGGTATCAATCTGCAAACTGGCGTCGCGCACGCGTCCAACGGACTCCGTCAGCGAGTTGCGCATGGCGGCAATGGCGCTGGCCAGACGACCAAACTCATTTTTCCCGGCGGGCGGCAGCTCGCGAGTCAAATCCCCTTCGGCGACGTGTTCCAGCTGTTCAATAGACAGGTTCAGCGGCTTAAGCAGCAGGTGGCGCAGCGCCAGCCACACCAGCACGATGATCCCGGCGGTTAGCAGCGCCGCGATGATAATCAGCGTCAGCACGATTTTCTTTTGCAGCTGAACGGCGGCAACCTCGTCGTTACCGCGCTGCTCCCCCCACTGGCGGAAAATCTGCAGGTCGGTATCAAACTTCTGCGCCAGCGGGATCAGGCCGTTTTCCAGAAGGTCATAATAGTCATCCGGGCTCTGTTTGCCGAGCGCGGCCATCATCGGGGTGATGCCCTTCGCCTGATAATCGGCGTAGGTTTGCGACAGGTTTTTGATCAGCTGATTACCCTCTTCGCTGTCCACGCCGCCGTCGATAAAGCTCTGAATGTCCTGCCGCGCCTGGGCCACTTCGCCGGTCACGGTACTGGCGGATTTCGCCGCCTCCTCCAGCATGCCGATTTCCATCTGGCGCACGGCCTGCCCGGCTTCGTTGCGGGCGCGCAGCAGGGCGGTGTAGCCGTCGGTCAGGCGCACCATCTGCTCGCCCTGCAGGCGGTTGATTTTTTCGAGTGAGCTGGAGCTTTGTTGCAGAGCAAAAATACCTATGCCGCTGACGACCAGCAGCAGAAATGTCATGACCGCCAACAGCGTTAGCAGCCCCGTACGTATCGACAGATTTCTCAGCATGCTTCTTTCCCGGTGACTTAGAGGTGAAAACTCGTGGAGACGTTATCGGCAGCCACCGGGGAAAGTTTAGACGATTTACGCTAATTCAAGATGTTACGGCTTAGTTACCGCAACGCTAACGCGTTTAACAGGGGAGCTTTGCCTGTTCTCCCACAGTACCGTCAGGCCCCGCTGCAGGGCGATAAAAATAAACAGTAAAATGCCGATGGCGATCTTCGTCCACCAGGAGCTGAGCGTGCCGTCGAAGTTAATATAGGTCTGGATCAGCCCCTGAATCGCCACGCCGAACAGCGTGCCCAGCACGGTGCCTACCCCGCCGCTCAGCAGCGTACCGCCGATCACCACGGAGGCAATGGCGTCCAGCTCCACGCCCATGCCCGCCAGCGCATAGCCAGCGGAGGTATAAACGGAAAAGACGATACCCGCGAGCGTAGCCAGCCCGGTTGAAAGCATGTAGATGCGCACGGTAGTACTGCGCGTTGAGATGCCCATCAGATTTGCAGAGGTCGCGCTGCCGCCAATCGCATAAACCTGATTCCCGAAGCGGGTACGGTGGGCAAGGAAAATACCTATCACCACCACTGCCAGCATCAGCAGCCCCATTGCGCTTAAGCGCCCACCGCCGGGAATGCGCCACGCAAGGCTTGAAAGCGTGTCGTAGATGGGGTGGTTGATGGGAATCGACTCTTCGGAGACCAGATAGCTGACTCCGCGCAGGAAGAACATCCCGGCAAGGGTGATAATAAACGCCGGGATTTTCAGCGCGTCGATGAGCAGCCCCATAAACGCCCCAAAGGCACAGCCCATTAACAGCACCAGCGGGAAGGCCATCAGCGGCGACAGCCCCCAGAAGCCAATCGCTTTAGCGAGAAACACGCCGGTAAAGGCAATCACCGAGCCGACCGACAGGTCGATGCCGCCGGATAGAATCACAAAAGTCATGCCTACGGCGATAATCCCCAGAAAAGCATTGTCGGTCAGAATGTTGCAAATCACCCTGGTGGAGGCGAAGCCGGGAAACTGCGTCAGGCAGTACAGGTAGCCCAGCACAAAAACCGCCAGGGTTATCATCAGCGGCAAGTTACGTTTGATCATGGCGGCGAAGTCCTTTGAGCAGAGCAATAAAACGCGGCGACTGCACGATCAGCACGCACATCACCACCACGGCTTTCACGACCTGGTTAAGCTCAGGCTGGAAGCCGGAAAGCAGGATGCCGGTGTTCATGCCCTGGATAATCAGCGCGCCCACGACGGAGAGCGCGATGTTAAAGCGCCCGCCCATCAGCGACCCGCCGCCGATCACCACCGCCAGAATGGCGTCGAGCTCCAGCCACAGCCCGGCGTTGTTGGCATCGGCACCGCGAATGTCCGCCGTCACGATAATCCCGGCAATCGCCGCGCACAGGCCGCTCAGCATGTAGGTGAGCATCACAACCAGGCGAGTATTCACCCCGGCATTTTTCGCGGCGCGGATGTTGATTCCCACCGACTCAATGAACAGCCCCAGCGCCGTTTTGCGGGTAAAAAGCCAGAAGACGATAAGCGTAGCGATGGCGATAATCACCGGCGTCGGGAAGTAAAAGATCGAGCCGCTGCCGAGGAACGACAGGCTGGGCGAATCAAAAGTGACGATTTGCCCGGTGGTGATCAGCTGGGCGACGCCGCGCCCGGCAACCATCAGGATTAGCGTGGCAACAAACGGCTGGATCTTAAGAATCGCGACCAGAATACCGTTCCACAACCCCGCCAGTACCCCAACGCCCAGCGAGGCCAGCAGCACAACGGTCAGGCTATGTCCCGCAACGGTGAGCGTGGCGGCGGTCGCCCCGGCAATGGCCATCACCGCGCCGACGGACAAATCAATGCCGCCGGTAGCGATAACCAGCGTCATGCCAATCGCCAGCAGCGCCACGGGCGCCGCGCGGTTTAGAATGTCTATCGGGCTGCCGAACAGCCGCCCGTCCTGCACGACGATATTAAAGAAATGGTTGGCGACCATGCTGTCGACCAGCAGTACCAGCACCAGCGCGACAATCTGCGGAATACCGGGCGGCCAGCGAAAGCTGCGCCTGGTTTTTGTCGTTTCCGTTTGCGGCAGTGAACGAGACATCACGATTTACTCCTCATGCCGCAATGGCATTCATAATGGCCGAGACGGACAGCGCTTCGAGTGGGATCTCTGCCACCTGCTGCCTGTCACGCATGATCACCACGCGATCCGCGTAGCCCACCAGCTCCTCAAGCTCCGAAGAGATGACCAGCAGCGCCAGCCCGTCGGCGCACAGCGTTTCGATCAGGCGGATGATTTCAGCGTGCGCGCCCACGTCGATGCCACGCGTTGGTTCATCGAGGATCAGGAACTGCGGTTTGGTCAGCAGCCAGCGCGAAAGCAGAACTTTTTGCTGGTTGCCGCCGGAGAGAAATTCAACAGGCTGCTCGGCGCTCGGGGTGCGGATGCCAAGCTGGCGGATAAAACGCTCCGCTATCTGATTCTGTTCCCGGCGGGGGATAGGACGCAGCCAGCCGCGCTGGGCCTGAAGCGCCAGAATAATATTTTCCCGCACCGAGGCGGCGGCAATAATCCCGTCGGTTTTGCGATCTTCCGGACAGAAGCCGATGCCGAGGCTGGAGGCCTTATGCGGCGAACGCAGCGTCTGCGGCTTGCCTTTGATCCACGCCTTGCCGCTGTCGGCCGGTTTGATGCCGAAGATCACTTCTGCAGTTTCCGTACGGCCCGATCCCAGCAGGCCGGCAAGCCCCACGATCTCTCCTGGACGTACTTCAAGATCGAACGGGTTGATCACCCCTTTCTTGCCGAACTCTTTGAATGCGGCAACGGGTTTTTCGCTGAGCAGCGTCCGCCCGGCACGCTGAAGCGCAGTGGTTTCCAGCTCGCGACCCAGCATCATTTTCACCAGATCGATCTGCGGCAAATCTTTCGTATCGCGGGTGCCGACAAACGCGCCGTTGCGCAGCACGGTGATCCTGTCGGTCACTTCGTAAACCTGATCGAGAAAGTGGGTGACGAAGATCAGGCTGACGCCCTGATCCCGCAGCTGGCGCATCAGGGTAAACAGCATCTCCACTTCTTTGGTGTCGAGGCTGGCGGTGGGTTCATCGAGGATCAGCACTTTGGCGGATAGGTCGATAGCGCGGCAGATGGCGACGATCTGCTGCATCGCCACGGAGTAGCGGTTGAGCGGCTCGGCGACGTCCAGCGAGAAGCCGTAAGACTCCATAAGCCGGGTGGCGCGCTGCTCCATCTCTTTGCGACGCAGCAGCCCGAAACGGCGCGGCTCACGGCCAATAAACAGGTTATCCGCAACGGACATATTGGGCAGGAGGTTAACCTCCTGGTAGACGGTGCCAATGCCAAGCTGCTGGGCATGGGCGGTATTTCTCGGCGAGATGAGCTCGCCTTCAAGGTAAATATTTCCGCTGTCGCGCTGGTATACCCCGGTCAGCGCTTTGATCAGCGTCGATTTCCCGGCGCCGTTTTCCCCCAGCAGCGCCATGATTTCCCCGCGTCGCAGGCTGAAATCGACTTTGTCGAGGGCCTTCACCCCCGGGAAATGTTTGCTTAGCCCTTCCGTGCGCAGAATTTCCTGATTGTTTGTGTTCATCACCGCACTCCTGGCGAAAGCCGTTCACTTTGTAGGGTAGATAAGCCCAGCGCCATCCACGCTGCCATCCGCTGAATGGCGAATGACGCTACGCTTATCCGCCCTACAAAAGAAAATGCTGCCCGTTAGTAGCCCATCGTTTTTTTCTTCTCAAGCTCTTCTTTCGCGGTATCCGGCAGGTAGAGCGTGGATTTGGTCACGGTGACTTTTTCCGGCATGGTGCCGTCTTTCTTGAATTTCTCTAACGCGTCAAACGCCGGGCCAGCCATGTTCGGCGTCAGCTCTACGCTGGCGTTCGCTTCGCCGTCGATCATCGCTTTGTAGATATCCGGCACGCCGTCGATGGAGCCGGTCAGGATGTCTTTGCCCGGCTTCAGGCCCGCTTCTTTAATGGCCTGGATAGCACCGATGACCATGTCATCGTTATGCGCGTAGACCATGCAGATGTTTTTGCCGTTGTTCTCAGCCTTGATGAAGCTCTCCATCACTTCTTTGCCCTTGCTGCGGGTGAAGTCGCCGGACTGGGAGCGGATAATTTTCACGTTGGAGGCTTTAGAGATGGCGTCCGCGAAGCCTTTTTTACGGTCGATGGCGACGCTCGCACCCACGGTGCCCTGCAGCTCAACCACGTTACACTGCTTGCCGTTCAGCTCTTTGAGGAGCCATTCGCCAATCAATTGGCCCTCCAGCACGTTGTTGGCGGTGACCACAGTCATGTACAGTGATTTGTCTTTTACGTCGATGTTACGGTCCAGCAGAAAGACCGGGATTTTGGCCTCTTTGGCTTCCTGTAATACCGGCTCCCAACCCGTGGCGACAATTGGCGCAATGAAGATAGCGTCCACGCCCTGAGCGATAAACGACCGTACGGCTTTAAGCTGGTTTTCCTGTTTTTGCTGGCCGTCGGCGATTTTCAGCGTAATACCACGTTTCTGGGCTTCGCTCTTCGCCACGGAGGTTTCTGCCGCGCGCCAGCCGGATTCAGAGCCTACCTGCGAAAATCCAACCGTTAAGGGAGCAGCAACTGCCATAGACGACATTGCTGCGGTTACTGCAGAGACCAAAAGTAAGCGCTTCCACATAGGGGCATCCTCGTAGGGTTTATTGTTGGGTAAAAAATGGCCTGTGCGGAAAAGCATAGTCGACGCCATGGTTAACAGAATGAGTTACATCACAATTCCAAAAAGATCCGTCCCACCTTGTAAACGCTTACACAAAAGCATGAAAAAAACGGCTGAGTTTATGGATATATTCGTTGCCGGAGTGCTCTGAAAAGCCGTCAGGTCAGGATGGAGGGATAAAAGAGGCGGAGACATTTAGAGAGGTTTGGCTATAATACCGGGCACTTGAATGTCCCCAGTTTAAAGGAAACCGACATGAGCTTACTCAACGTCCCGGCGGGTAAAGATCTGCCAGAAGACATCTATGTTGTTATCGAAATCCCGGCCAACGCCGATCCAATCAAATACGAAATCGATAAGGACACCGGCGCGCTGTTCGTAGACCGCTTCATGTCTACCGCGATGTTCTATCCGTGCAACTACGGCTACATCAACCACACCCTGTCCCTGGACGGCGACCCGGTTGACGTGCTGGTCCCAACGCCATACCCGCTGGCACCAGGCTCCGTGGTTCGCTGCCGTCCGGTTGGCGTGTTGAAAATGACCGACGAAGCGGGCGAAGATGCCAAGCTGGTTGCGGTTCCGCACACCAAGCTGAGCAAAGAATACGATCACATCAAAGACGTGAACGACCTGCCAGAGCTGCTGAAAGCGCAGATCACCCACTTCTTCGAGCACTACAAAGACCTCGAAAAAGGCAAGTGGGTTAAAGTTGACGGCTGGGACAACGCAGAAGCGGCGAAAGCCGAAATCGTTGCTTCCTTCGAGCGCGCAGCGAAGAAGTAATTTTTCCCGCGATGCCGACGTAAAAACACCGCCAGATGGCGGTGTTTTTTTATGGGCGAGATGCTGGTGGATAATGCCTCGCTTATCCGGCCTGGCTCAAGACTGGCATGATTTGCAGGGCGGATAAGCGCAGCGCTCCGTCATTCACATCCTGTTCATTAGTACTTATCTTTATCCAGCCAGTTACCGCTGTCGATGCGGATTAATCCCTCCACCGGGCGCTGGTAGACATACATCCATGCGCTGCCCTGCGCGGTCTGAATTAGCTGGCGTTTGTACTCGCCACCCTTGGTTCTCAGGGCATCCAGTTCGGCAAGGGTTGAGGCATCAATACGGTAAACCTCGCCAATGACCTGGCCGACACCGGGCACCGCGCCCGGATAGTGGCCAAGGCTATACAGCACATAGTTTTCCTGTGTGTGATCGCCCAGCCACTGGGCATTGGTCATCCAGTGGCTGTTGCCCTGCTTGCGTCTTAAACTGCCGTAAACAAATATTCGCATTGCTAAAACTCAAACTGATAGAGCACATCAAGTGCCTGATCTATGCCAGACACCGCTTCCAGATACAGCTTAGGCATCAGGCGATAACGGAGCGTCAGCGTCGCCAACGAGTCAAAGATACCCACACCATATTTCACCTGGAGACCCGGCAGTACATAGCCGCTGACCACCACCTGGGAGGAATCTCCTACCCCTGCGGTATCCAGTGCCAGATTGCTTACGCCAAACGTCTCGCCGATTTTACCCACAACCTGCCCACTTTGTGCAACCCCCAGACCAACAAGTGCAGATGCTAATGCGTTGCCGTCGTCACCAGAATTGTTTAAACCCTGGCCGCGAAGCAGGTAGGACAACGCTTGCTGCTGGGACATGGCCGGATCGGAAAATATTTCGGCTTTCGGCTCATCCGCCGTTCCCGTGACGCGGACGCCGGCAATAACGTCATCTTCGGTCGCCTCCGGATTACGGATCGCCTCGATGTTCAGCAGCGGCTGATCCGGCGGCCCGGAGAACAGCAGCTCCCCTTTACGCACAATCAGATCCTGGCCGTAGGCGTGGAAGCGCCCTTCCGGGATATTGATCTGGCCATTCAGCCCCAGCCCCTGGCGGTCCTGCACCATTTTCAGATCGCCATTCAGCTTCGCTTTCAGACCGAAGGCGTCAAGCCGCACGTTGTTGCCGACGTGGATAATCAGGTTGCTGTTAATCGGAATGCCTGCGGTTTGCGGTTTCTCCGGCTTCAGGTCCTTATCAAGCATCACCTCATCGCTGGAAACGCCAACCGAGCTTTCCGGAACCTCATGCACCACAATACGCGCCCACGGAATATCGACACGCCCATCAAGTGTGAACAGACTAGGCGTGGCGACAAATTCAACGTCCGGCGAAACGTCCAGCCGCACCATTGGCGGCACGGTGATGCGCACTTTGTTACCTTTCGCCGCCACGCGCGCGCGCCAGTTATCTAGCTGAGTCCAGTCCGCGTCCCCGCTCAGGGCGATGTCCCCCTGTTTGGTACGCACGGTACCCGCGAGAGTAGAGTTCATGCCGTTGAAGTTCATGGCTATCTGGCTTGGCTGCATATCAAACGGCATAAAGTTTCCGTCGATGTCTATGCCGTTAAGCTGTAGCTGCCCGAAGACCTGCGGTCTTTCGACATTGCCACCGAGCCGCAGATTAGCATTCAGTTTGCCTGCTGCTTTCTCGCCACGAGCGAATATCGCGTTGGCGATAGCCAGATCGAAGCCGCGCAGATTAACGTTGCCGCCAAGATTTCGGCGCCCCTGCGGATCGGTTACCTGCACCTGGCCGTCGAACTGCCCGTTTTTAGCCACGCGAATCAGCCAGCCCAGCTGGGCGCGATTGTTTTTCAGCTCCGCACTCAGGTTAAGCGTGTCGAACGATACCGGCAGCGGGCTGTTATTCACGTCCTGCGTCACCTTCACGCCGCGTCCGTTAAGCGTGACGGTCCCCTGCGGCAGGCCGCCGGACTCGCTGTCCCAGCTCACATCAGCCTTGCCGCTGAAGGTGCCGCTCGCCTGGGTGGTATCCGGCATAAAGGGCTTGAGCATCGCCAGGTCAAAGCGGTTAAGATTAACTATCGCCCGCCCCTTCGCACCGGCATCAATGGTCTGCGGTACGCACAGTTCGGCGTTCGGGTTGTTCCAGCAGTGCGGCCCGATGCTGATTTTCTGCTCTTTGTTACGATAATCCAGCGCGATGGTCCGGTTCAGACTCCACGGCCCCACCGGCGTTTCAAAGCGGGTGTTGGTGAGATTACCCTTCCAGCGCTCCTCTGCCCGGTCAAAGCTGCCGCTAAGGCTTAGCTGCCCGGAAACCGGCTCGCCCTGCAGACGCAGCTGCAGCTGGTGCTGCTTCTCGTTGCCTTTCGCTTCCAGCGTGACGAGGCTTAGATTCACGCCGGGCTGCGCGATACGCTCGATGCGCAGGTTAAGATTGCCGCCAATTTGGTCGGTAGATTTCACATCGCCTTTAAGCAATACGCGCGCGATGGAAAGCTCCTGCCAGCGCAAGTTATTGGCGGTCAGATCGGCCAGCAGCTGTGGCGCTTTAACGTCGCCGCGCACTTTGATCGTGCCCTTCGCCGTACCGCCCAGACCCGGCAGCGCGTTGTCCAGACCCGGCGCGTCGATACTGGCATCCAGCTTCAGATCTTTCGGACCCAGCTCACCCTTCACCTCCGCGCTGTTGCGGCCCAGCTCCAGATGCAGCCCCGGAATATTCCACTGCATGTAGCTGTTGCCCTTAAGCTTCCCGGAGACGCTGACTTTATTCTGCTTCACGTTCCCGGCGAGCTTCAGCTCCGGTACGTCTACCTGCCAGGTCCCGCCATAGAGGCTGCCGCTGGTTTTTACCAGCCCGTCAAGCTTCGCGGGCCAGTCCGGGAACTGCTTAGCGGTATTGATGCCGTCGAGCTTCAGCTCCCCGCGCCAGCTAATCGCCTTGCTCCAGTCGAGCACGGCTTTCAGATCGGTGTTGCCCTGCAGTGCTGCAACGCGCAGTTTGTCCAGGTTAAGCTGTTGCTCATTACCTTTGCCATCCAGCGTAATGACGGCGGGGGGGATCTGCTCGCCCTTCACTGCGGCGCGGAACGACAGTGCATAGTCCGTCATCTTGCCGCTGAACTTCAGCTTCACGTCGTCCGCCTGGTACTCTTTTTTGTCGGTAAACGGCCAGTAGAGCTGTTTGCTGACCACCTCCAGGTTGAGCGGCAGGCCAGCTTCTGCAAGCTGCGTATGCGCAGTGAGATCCAGGTTGACCGGGCCGGAGAGGCTCATGCCGACCTTCAGCACGTCCCGCAGCTCGCCGCCGATCTTCATCTTCACCTTCTCGCCTTTTACAGGGTCGATATTAAGCGTGGTGTTAAGCGTCAAATCGACCGGCCATTTGTCGCGCAGCTGGGCGCTGCCCGTGGCGTTGACCAGCCCCTGAGACGAGTCCACGTCCAACGTGTCGAGCTTAAGATTGCCGTCGATGCTGCTGACCTTTAAAAGCAGGCTGCTGACCAGCAGATCCGTGTCGCCCGTCAGGCGCAGGTTGCTACCGCGGAATTCTTCAATATTCAGGTTGAGCGGCAGATGAACGTCGGTCATCTCCGGCAGAACGGGCTTTTCGAACAGCTGCCTGAGCGTCTCGCCCAGCGGCATCTCTTCCGGCTGCGGATTGTTGATTTTTGGCTCCACCACCTCTTCCTGGGCAACGTCTGCCACCTTCGGCAGGGCGATCAACAGCCCCTCAAGGTTGGTCGGCGTCAGCGTGACGTTACGCTCCTGCCAGTTCAGACCGGAGGTAAACTCCATCACCGAGACGGTGGTGTTATCAATCTTAATATTGACGTTATTGAGCGCTACGCGCTCAAGCGTAAGGGGATAAGGCGTGGTCAGATCGAGCGGTCCGCTGTCCTCTTCGGGGGCAGGTGCTGATGGCGGCATCTTTTTAGTGTCCACAACCACGTCGACATCTTTCAGCGAGAAGTTATTCACGCAGAGGCTGCTGTCGCGCAGGCAGCCGAGCTTCACGGCGAGATTTATCTCTCCCGCTCTCACATCCACTCCGGGCTGCTCGTAGCGCAGTCCTTTGATACTCAGATTGCGCCAGCCGCCGGTTACGCTGCCGATGTCCAACCCCGGCACCCAGCGGTTTGCCGCGTTAAACAGCACGTGCAGGCCGGTGGTGGTCCCCACCAGAAAACCTACCGCGCCAATCAGCAATAAAATAACAACCAGCACCGCGAGGCTTATTTTTTTCCAACGACTCATAGTTCAGGCCCCAGACCGATGTAAAACTGCAATCCGTGTTCGTCTTTATCACCTACCGGCACGGCGAGGTCGAGCTTAATCGGCCCGACCGGCGACTGCCAGCGCACGCCGACACCGGCGCCGGTTTTAAAGTTGCTCTGTTTGATATCGTTAACCGCCTCGCCGGAATCGACGAAGGCCGCGCCCCACCACTTACCGCTGACGTTGTACTGATACTCCAGCGAGCCTGTAGCGAGCTTCGACGCACCGGTCAGCTCGCCCTTGTCGTTTTCAGGGGAGATAGATTTGTATTTATAACCACGAATACTGCGGTCGCCACCGGCGAAGAAACGCAGGTCGGGCGGGACTTTCTCAAAGTCGCTGGTTTCAATCCAGCCCACGTTACCGCGCACCACAAAACGGTGTTTGTCATACAGCGTGCGGATCCATACCTGTTGAGCCTGCACGACGGCGAAGTCCACGTCAGACCCCCAGGCCGTATTGGAAACATCAATCGAGTAGCGCTGCGAGTCGCCCCAGGTCGGCATTAAACCACCCCGGGAACGGGTACGATTGAGGCTTACCCCCGGGTAAAGCAGCATGGTGGTGTTGGTAACATCCGCCTGGGTAAAGTGATCGAGGCTCCAGCGCAGGTTGATCGCGTGCTGCCAGCCGCTGGACAGATCCCAGTAGCGTGAAATAGCGAGCGTGCTTGAATCGGATTTTGTATCGTTGAGGTCGGTATTTTTAAAGCCGCCCTGCATCAGATAATACTGTTCGAGCGGGTTTTTCAGCAGCGGGACTTTATAGCTGAAGTCGAAAATCTGCTCGGGCGCGGAAATGCTGACGCTTGTCGTCAGGCTGTGTCCGTAGGAGTTCATCCACGGTTTTTTCCACGATGCCTTTACGCGAGGCCCGACGTCGGTGGAATAGCCCACGCCGGTTTCAATAGTGTTTTCCGTGCGCGGCGACATCACGCCGTGCAAGGGTAAAATTTTCGTTTCGCGGGATTTATCGAACTCCGGCGCAACCACCACGGAGTTAAACCAGCCGGTGGCCGACAGGCGCCGATTCAATTCAGCGAGGTCTTTCGACTGGTAGTAATCGCCTTTTTTAAACGGCACCAGGTTTTGCAGGTATTCTTCTCGGATCTGCGATCCTTCGAACGTCACGTCCCCAAAGCGATAGCGCTTCCCGCTGTTGTAATCGATATCCCAGAAGGCCTGATGGCGGGCAAGCGAAACGCCCAGCTGGCTCTTGTCGAACTGGCTGTCGAAATAGCCTTTACGCAGCGAGATACTGGTCAGGCTTTTTTTAAAACTTTCATAGTCGCCGTGATTGAGCACGGTGCCGTTTTTCGGCCTGTCGTTCAGCAGATCCAGGAAGTCTTTATCTTCCCGGGCGCCGCCTCGCAGAATAACATCGGTACCGCCAATCAGCACCGGCGGGCCCGCTTCGACTTTTGCGAGCAGCACCTGACGGCCTTTTGCCGGTGGCGGACGCAGATCAAATTCTATAGTCGGCTCATAGTAGCCGAGCGCTTTTAGCCCTTTACGGATAGCATCATCCACGCGGGCGCGGAAACGCCTGTCCGGCGTCACTTCGTCACCCTGAATGGTCGAAAGCTGGGCGCGGACGTTTTTTTCCAGCTCCCCGCTTAGCCCTTCAACCTGTAATCGTACGTTGGCAGCACTTGCCCAGGTGCTGGCCAGGCATAAACTTGCCAGACATAAAAATCGGATTCTTGGCACGTTTTCTCCTGAAGATCCTTCACGTCCCTGCTCAGAAACGCTGATACCGCTCCGCGGTTTAACAAAACCCCAACAAAGGGGGTTGAAATCTGCTCAAACACCCAAATAATTCTTATATGTACTGTAGTCTTATAAATCGCAGTTATTGTCCGCAATTCCACGCCGGGTTACAACCGCGTAACGGTTGAGCTCACTATTCGCCTTATCGGGAGAAAAAATTCATGTCACTCTTCGAGAAAACCCATCCCGTTGCGCAGTCAGAGGCCCTGCCAGGCCGCAACACGCCCATGCCGGTGGCCTCACTGCACGCGGTGAATGAACACTCTATGACCAATGTACCAGAAGGCATGGAAATCGCTTATTTTGCGATGGGCTGCTTCTGGGGCGTTGAACGACTTTTCTGGCAGGTGCCGGGAGTTTATAGCACAGCGGCTGGTTATGCGGCGGGCTATACGCCAAACC encodes the following:
- a CDS encoding translocation/assembly module TamB domain-containing protein, translating into MSRWKKISLAVLVVILLLIGAVGFLVGTTTGLHVLFNAANRWVPGLDIGSVTGGWRNLSIKGLRYEQPGVDVRAGEINLAVKLGCLRDSSLCVNNFSLKDVDVVVDTKKMPPSAPAPEEDSGPLDLTTPYPLTLERVALNNVNIKIDNTTVSVMEFTSGLNWQERNVTLTPTNLEGLLIALPKVADVAQEEVVEPKINNPQPEEMPLGETLRQLFEKPVLPEMTDVHLPLNLNIEEFRGSNLRLTGDTDLLVSSLLLKVSSIDGNLKLDTLDVDSSQGLVNATGSAQLRDKWPVDLTLNTTLNIDPVKGEKVKMKIGGELRDVLKVGMSLSGPVNLDLTAHTQLAEAGLPLNLEVVSKQLYWPFTDKKEYQADDVKLKFSGKMTDYALSFRAAVKGEQIPPAVITLDGKGNEQQLNLDKLRVAALQGNTDLKAVLDWSKAISWRGELKLDGINTAKQFPDWPAKLDGLVKTSGSLYGGTWQVDVPELKLAGNVKQNKVSVSGKLKGNSYMQWNIPGLHLELGRNSAEVKGELGPKDLKLDASIDAPGLDNALPGLGGTAKGTIKVRGDVKAPQLLADLTANNLRWQELSIARVLLKGDVKSTDQIGGNLNLRIERIAQPGVNLSLVTLEAKGNEKQHQLQLRLQGEPVSGQLSLSGSFDRAEERWKGNLTNTRFETPVGPWSLNRTIALDYRNKEQKISIGPHCWNNPNAELCVPQTIDAGAKGRAIVNLNRFDLAMLKPFMPDTTQASGTFSGKADVSWDSESGGLPQGTVTLNGRGVKVTQDVNNSPLPVSFDTLNLSAELKNNRAQLGWLIRVAKNGQFDGQVQVTDPQGRRNLGGNVNLRGFDLAIANAIFARGEKAAGKLNANLRLGGNVERPQVFGQLQLNGIDIDGNFMPFDMQPSQIAMNFNGMNSTLAGTVRTKQGDIALSGDADWTQLDNWRARVAAKGNKVRITVPPMVRLDVSPDVEFVATPSLFTLDGRVDIPWARIVVHEVPESSVGVSSDEVMLDKDLKPEKPQTAGIPINSNLIIHVGNNVRLDAFGLKAKLNGDLKMVQDRQGLGLNGQINIPEGRFHAYGQDLIVRKGELLFSGPPDQPLLNIEAIRNPEATEDDVIAGVRVTGTADEPKAEIFSDPAMSQQQALSYLLRGQGLNNSGDDGNALASALVGLGVAQSGQVVGKIGETFGVSNLALDTAGVGDSSQVVVSGYVLPGLQVKYGVGIFDSLATLTLRYRLMPKLYLEAVSGIDQALDVLYQFEF
- the ytfQ gene encoding galactofuranose ABC transporter, galactofuranose-binding protein YtfQ — protein: MWKRLLLVSAVTAAMSSMAVAAPLTVGFSQVGSESGWRAAETSVAKSEAQKRGITLKIADGQQKQENQLKAVRSFIAQGVDAIFIAPIVATGWEPVLQEAKEAKIPVFLLDRNIDVKDKSLYMTVVTANNVLEGQLIGEWLLKELNGKQCNVVELQGTVGASVAIDRKKGFADAISKASNVKIIRSQSGDFTRSKGKEVMESFIKAENNGKNICMVYAHNDDMVIGAIQAIKEAGLKPGKDILTGSIDGVPDIYKAMIDGEANASVELTPNMAGPAFDALEKFKKDGTMPEKVTVTKSTLYLPDTAKEELEKKKTMGY
- the ppa gene encoding inorganic diphosphatase codes for the protein MSLLNVPAGKDLPEDIYVVIEIPANADPIKYEIDKDTGALFVDRFMSTAMFYPCNYGYINHTLSLDGDPVDVLVPTPYPLAPGSVVRCRPVGVLKMTDEAGEDAKLVAVPHTKLSKEYDHIKDVNDLPELLKAQITHFFEHYKDLEKGKWVKVDGWDNAEAAKAEIVASFERAAKK
- a CDS encoding gamma-glutamylcyclotransferase, with product MRIFVYGSLRRKQGNSHWMTNAQWLGDHTQENYVLYSLGHYPGAVPGVGQVIGEVYRIDASTLAELDALRTKGGEYKRQLIQTAQGSAWMYVYQRPVEGLIRIDSGNWLDKDKY